One genomic segment of Pseudomonas chlororaphis subsp. aurantiaca includes these proteins:
- a CDS encoding gamma-butyrobetaine hydroxylase-like domain-containing protein, giving the protein MTTRLPTAINLHKASRTLTLTYAPDEVYHLPAEFLRVHSPSAEVQGHGKPILQFGKIDVGLTKVEPAGQYALKLTFDDGHDSGLFTWDYLYQLAVRQDDLWKDYLAELQAAGKSRDPNESIVKLML; this is encoded by the coding sequence ATGACCACTCGACTTCCCACCGCCATCAACCTGCACAAAGCCTCGAGGACCCTGACGCTGACCTATGCGCCAGACGAGGTCTATCACCTGCCCGCCGAATTCCTGCGGGTGCACTCCCCCTCCGCCGAGGTCCAGGGCCACGGCAAACCCATCCTGCAATTTGGCAAGATCGACGTCGGCCTGACCAAGGTCGAACCGGCGGGCCAGTACGCACTGAAATTGACCTTCGACGACGGGCATGACAGCGGCCTGTTCACCTGGGACTACCTGTACCAGTTGGCGGTGCGCCAGGACGATCTGTGGAAGGATTATCTTGCCGAACTTCAAGCCGCCGGAAAGTCCCGCGACCCGAATGAGTCCATCGTCAAGCTGATGCTCTAG
- the hslU gene encoding ATP-dependent protease ATPase subunit HslU — protein sequence MPMTPREIVHELNRHIIGQDDAKRAVAIALRNRWRRMQLPEELRVEVTPKNILMIGPTGVGKTEIARRLAKLANAPFIKVEATKFTEVGYVGRDVESIIRDLADAAIKLFREQEMTRVRHRAEDAAEERILDALLPPARMGFSNEDAAPAQDSNTRQLFRKRLREGQLDDKEIEIEVAEVSGVDISAPPGMEEMTNQLQSLFANMGKGQRKNRKLKVKDALKLIRDEEASRLVNDEELKAKALEAVEQHGIVFIDEIDKVAKRGNSGGVDVSREGVQRDLLPLIEGCTVNTKLGMVKTDHILFIASGAFHLSKPSDLVPELQGRLPIRVELKALSPEDFERILSEPHASLTEQYRELLKTEGLVIEFQADGIKRLAEIAWQVNEKTENIGARRLHTLLERLLEEVSFSAGDLASAHNEEPIRIDAAYVNNHLGELAQNEDLSRYIL from the coding sequence ATGCCCATGACTCCCCGCGAAATCGTCCACGAACTCAACCGCCATATCATCGGCCAGGACGATGCCAAGCGCGCCGTCGCCATCGCGCTGCGTAACCGCTGGCGCCGCATGCAGCTGCCTGAAGAGCTGCGTGTCGAAGTGACCCCGAAGAACATCCTGATGATCGGCCCGACCGGCGTCGGCAAGACCGAGATCGCCCGGCGCCTGGCCAAGCTGGCCAACGCTCCGTTCATCAAGGTTGAAGCGACCAAGTTCACCGAAGTCGGTTATGTCGGCCGCGATGTTGAGTCCATCATCCGCGACCTGGCCGATGCCGCGATCAAACTGTTCCGCGAACAGGAAATGACCCGTGTGCGCCATCGCGCCGAAGACGCTGCCGAAGAACGCATCCTCGATGCCCTGCTGCCACCGGCGCGCATGGGTTTCAGCAACGAGGACGCCGCCCCGGCCCAGGACTCCAACACCCGCCAGCTGTTCCGCAAGCGCCTGCGCGAAGGCCAGCTGGACGACAAGGAAATCGAGATCGAAGTGGCTGAAGTCAGCGGCGTCGACATTTCAGCGCCACCGGGCATGGAAGAGATGACCAACCAGTTGCAGAGTCTCTTCGCCAACATGGGCAAGGGCCAGCGCAAGAACCGCAAGCTCAAGGTCAAGGACGCGCTCAAGCTGATCCGCGACGAAGAAGCCAGCCGCCTGGTCAACGATGAAGAACTCAAGGCCAAGGCCCTGGAAGCGGTCGAACAGCACGGCATCGTGTTCATCGACGAAATCGACAAGGTTGCCAAGCGTGGCAACTCCGGCGGCGTCGACGTCTCTCGCGAAGGCGTGCAGCGCGACCTGCTGCCGCTGATCGAAGGCTGCACCGTCAACACCAAGCTGGGCATGGTCAAGACCGACCACATCCTGTTCATCGCTTCCGGCGCGTTCCACCTGAGCAAGCCGAGCGACCTGGTGCCCGAGCTGCAAGGCCGCCTGCCGATCCGCGTCGAGCTCAAGGCGCTGTCGCCGGAAGACTTCGAGCGCATTCTCAGCGAGCCTCACGCCTCCCTGACCGAGCAATACCGCGAGCTGCTGAAAACCGAAGGCCTGGTCATCGAGTTCCAGGCGGACGGTATCAAGCGCCTGGCGGAGATCGCCTGGCAGGTCAACGAGAAGACCGAGAACATCGGCGCCCGTCGCCTGCACACCCTGCTCGAGCGCTTGCTCGAAGAGGTGTCGTTCAGCGCCGGCGACCTGGCCAGCGCCCATAACGAAGAGCCGATCCGCATCGACGCCGCCTACGTCAACAACCACCTGGGCGAATTGGCGCAGAACGAAGACCTGTCCCGTTATATCCTGTAA
- the hslV gene encoding ATP-dependent protease subunit HslV, protein MTTIVSVRRHGKVVMGGDGQVSLGNTVMKGNAKKVRRLYHGQVIAGFAGATADAFTLFERFEGQLEKHQGHLVRAAVELAKEWRTDRSLSRLEAMLAVANKDASLIITGNGDVVEPEDGLIAMGSGGAYAQAAASALLKKTDLSAREIVETALGIAGDICVFTNHTQTIEEQDLAE, encoded by the coding sequence TTGACCACCATCGTTTCAGTCCGCCGCCACGGCAAAGTCGTCATGGGCGGCGACGGCCAGGTTTCCCTCGGCAACACCGTGATGAAAGGCAACGCGAAAAAGGTTCGTCGCCTGTATCACGGCCAGGTTATCGCCGGCTTTGCCGGGGCCACGGCTGACGCCTTCACCCTGTTCGAACGTTTCGAAGGCCAGCTTGAGAAACATCAGGGGCACCTGGTGCGCGCCGCCGTCGAACTGGCCAAGGAATGGCGCACCGACCGCTCCCTCAGCCGCCTCGAAGCCATGCTCGCGGTCGCCAACAAGGACGCTTCCTTGATCATCACCGGCAACGGTGACGTGGTCGAGCCGGAAGACGGCCTGATCGCCATGGGCTCCGGCGGCGCCTATGCCCAGGCCGCGGCCAGCGCCCTGCTGAAGAAAACCGACCTGTCGGCCCGCGAAATCGTCGAAACCGCCTTGGGCATCGCCGGCGACATCTGCGTTTTCACCAACCACACCCAGACCATTGAGGAGCAGGATCTCGCGGAATAA